The following coding sequences lie in one Arachis hypogaea cultivar Tifrunner chromosome 4, arahy.Tifrunner.gnm2.J5K5, whole genome shotgun sequence genomic window:
- the LOC114924131 gene encoding phenolic glucoside malonyltransferase 1: MASSNNNISIKIIDKCRVSPPPAPSTDVTVSLPLTFFDLFWVRFHPVERVFFYKLHSPPSFFIEHVLPKLKTSLSLTLQHFLPLAGNLLWPSHSDKPILQYNPGDGVSLLIAESDEDFHHLLSYNSPREASETRCFVPELETLESRAALMSLQITLFPNSGFSIGISTHHAALDGKSSTMFIKAWASICQSLEEEQEESPTLVREFEPFFDREVIKDPKDVGLLLLNHWSDVMSKMFPDENNIKKSLKILPFEPKVKDSVRATFKLTRSDLEKVKKKVLSNWNSNVNNGDDEESTNTPPSTLSTFVLTCSYVLVCIAKAINGVFKERQKFGFAFTGDCRKRLEPPIPENYCSNCVWGNFVDAKPEDYVKENGVVLVAKGIYKTTKMLGIEGFRGVEASAFDKYMNMAKEGVEILGIAGSNRFGVYGIDFGWGKPKKVEIASIDRGLTMGLAENSDGNEGGVEVGLVLNKQVMDLFRTLFREGLEDD; encoded by the coding sequence atgGCTTCTTCTAACAACAACATCTCCATCAAAATCATTGACAAATGCAGAGTTTCTCCACCACCAGCGCCATCAACCGATGTTACTGTTTCTCTACCTCTCACTTTCTTTGACTTGTTCTGGGTTCGCTTCCACCCCGTTGAGCGTGTCTTCTTCTACAAACTTCACTCTCCTCCATCTTTCTTCATCGAACATGTGCTTCCCAAGCTCAAAACCTCGCTCTCTCTTACCCTCCAACACTTCCTCCCTCTTGCTGGAAACCTACTTTGGCCTTCTCATTCAGATAAACCAATTCTTCAATACAATCCTGGTGATGGTGTTTCACTTCTCATAGCAGAATCCGATGAAGATTTCCACCATCTTTTGAGCTATAACTCACCGCGTGAAGCTTCTGAAACTCGATGCTTTGTACCAGAACTGGAAACACTGGAATCTCGTGCTGCTCTTATGTCTCTTCAGATCACTCTGTTCCCGAACAGTGGATTCAGCATCGGAATCAGCACCCACCATGCTGCTCTCGATGGGAAATCTTCCACCATGTTCATCAAAGCATGGGCTTCCATATGTCAAAGCCTTGAAGAAGAACAGGAAGAATCACCCACTTTGGTTCGTGAATTCGAGCCTTTCTTTGATAGAGAAGTTATCAAAGATCCAAAGGATGTTGGGCTCTTGTTATTGAACCATTGGTCGGATGTCATGTCCAAAATGTTCCCTGATGAGAACAACATCAAGAAAAGCTTGAAGATTCTACCGTTCGAACCCAAGGTGAAGGACTCGGTTCGTGCAACGTTCAAGCTCACGCGTTCAGATTTGGAGAAGGTGAAGAAAAAGGTGTTGTCCAATTGGAACAGCAACGTTAATAATGGTGATGATGAAGAATCTACAAACACACCACCTAGTACTCTTTCTACTTTTGTTCTAACATGCAGCTATGTCTTGGTTTGTATCGCCAAGGCGATTAATGGAGTTTTTAAGGAGAGACAAAAATTCGGGTTCGCTTTCACTGGTGATTGTAGGAAGAGGTTAGAACCTCCAATACCTGAAAATTATTGCAGTAACTGTGTGTGGGGTAATTTTGTGGATGCAAAACCAGAGGACTATGTTAAAGAAAATGGAGTGGTTCTTGTCGCTAAGGGAATTTACAAGACGACAAAAATGTTGGGTATTGAAGGTTTTCGTGGTGTAGAAGCATCAGCTTTTGATAAGTACATGAATATGGCTAAAGAAGGAGTTGAAATTCTTGGTATTGCTGGTTCTAATAGATTTGGTGTTTATGGTATTGATTTTGGTTGGGGAAAACCTAAAAAAGTTGAGATAGCTTCGATTGATAGAGGTCTAACGATGGGTTTGGCTGAGAATAGTGACGGCAATGAAGGTGGGGTTGAGGTTGGTCTTGTTCTTAACAAGCAGGTGATGGATctgtttaggactttgtttcgtGAAGGACTTGAAGATGATTAA
- the LOC112795397 gene encoding phenolic glucoside malonyltransferase 1 has translation MASSDNNISIKILDKCTVSPPPTPSTDVTVSLPLTFFDMLWVRFHPVERVFFYKLHSPPSFFIEHVLPKLKTSLSLTLQHFLPLAGNLLWPSHSDKPILQYNPGDGVSLLIAESYADFNHLLGYNSPREASETRCFVPELETLESRAALMSLQITLFPNSGFSIGISTHHAALDGKSSTMFIKAWASICQSLEEEQKESRILVREFEPFFDREVIKDPKDVGLLLLNHWSDVMSKMFPDENNIKKSLKILPFEPKVKDSVRATFKLTRSDLEKVKKKVLSNWNSNVNNGDDEESTNTPPSTLSTFVLTCSYVLVCIAKAINGIFKERKKFGFAFTGDCRNRLEPPIPENYCGNCLWAYVVDAKPEDFVKENGVVLVAKGIYKTTKMLGIEGFRGVEASAFDKYMNMAKEGVEMIGTAGSNRFGVYGIDFGWGKPEKVEIASIDRGLTMGLAENSDGNEGGVEVGLVLNKQVMDLFRTLFREGLEDD, from the coding sequence atggCTTCTTCTGACAACAACATCTCCATCAAAATCCTTGACAAATGCACGGTTTCTCCACCGCCAACACCATCAACCGATGTTACTGTTTCTCTGCCTCTCACTTTCTTTGACATGTTATGGGTCCGCTTCCACCCCGTTGAGCGTGTCTTCTTCTACAAGCTTCACTCTCCTCCATCTTTCTTCATCGAACATGTGCTTCCCAAGCTCAAAACCTCGCTCTCTCTTACCCTCCAACACTTCCTCCCTCTTGCTGGAAACCTACTTTGGCCTTCTCATTCAGATAAACCAATCCTTCAATACAATCCTGGTGATGGTGTTTCACTTCTCATAGCAGAATCCTATGCAGATTTCAACCATCTTTTGGGCTATAACTCACCGCGTGAAGCTTCTGAAACTCGATGCTTCGTACCAGAACTGGAAACACTGGAATCTCGTGCTGCTCTTATGTCTCTTCAGATCACTCTGTTCCCGAACAGTGGATTCAGCATCGGAATCAGCACCCACCATGCTGCTCTCGATGGGAAATCTTCCACCATGTTCATCAAAGCATGGGCTTCCATATGTCAAAGCCTAGAAGAAGAACAGAAAGAATCACGGATTTTGGTTCGCGAATTCGAGCCTTTCTTTGATAGAGAAGTTATCAAAGATCCAAAGGATGTTGGACTCTTGTTATTGAACCATTGGTCGGATGTCATGTCCAAAATGTTCCCTGATGAGAACAACATCAAGAAAAGCTTGAAGATTCTACCGTTCGAACCCAAGGTGAAGGACTCGGTTCGTGCAACGTTCAAGCTCACGCGTTCAGATTTGGAGAAGGTGAAGAAAAAGGTGTTGTCCAATTGGAACAGCAACGTTAATAATGGTGATGATGAAGAATCTACAAACACACCACCTAGTACTCTTTCTACTTTTGTTCTAACATGCAGCTATGTCTTGGTTTGTATCGCTAAGGCGATTAATGGCATTTTTAAGGAGAGAAAGAAATTCGGGTTCGCTTTCACTGGTGATTGTAGGAACAGGTTAGAGCCTCCAATACCTGAAAACTATTGCGGTAACTGTCTGTGGGCCTATGTTGTGGACGCAAAACCAGAGGACTTTGTTAAAGAAAACGGAGTGGTTCTTGTCGCTAAGGGAATTTACAAGACGACAAAAATGTTGGGTATTGAAGGTTTTCGTGGTGTAGAAGCATCAGCATTTGATAAATACATGAATATGGCTAAAGAAGGAGTTGAAATGATTGGTACTGCTGGTTCTAATAGGTTTGGTGTTTATGGTATTGATTTTGGTTGGGGAAAACCTGAAAAAGTTGAGATAGCTTCGATTGATAGAGGTCTAACGATGGGTTTGGCTGAGAATAGTGATGGCAATGAAGGTGGGGTTGAGGTTGGTCTTGTTCTTAATAAGCAGGTGATGGATctgtttaggactttgtttcgtGAAGGACTTGAAGATGATTAA